TGCAAGGTGGCGTCGAAGAGCGTGTCGTAATCGGCCTCGAAGACGATAGGCTCCTCGGGGGGACGGGTGTGGGCGGCCGGGGCGCAGGCCCCAAGCAGGCCCAGCAGGGCGATCAAGATAAGCGTCAGCTTCATCGGCGTCTCCTTTACATGTTCAAGACATCGTTATGCACGGCGCTGGGTGAGATGCCTATAGCGTAGCAGAACGGGTGGCGACGAGGCCAAGCTGCAGGCGACGAGCGACGCGCTGATCGACCTCCTGCTCGAGGTGGAGTAGCGCGAAGGGCTCTTTCACCACCGCAGCAACCAGTCCGGTAGACGCCTTTTCGGCCACACCGCGGCGGTTCGAGGGCGCCACCAGCGGCTGGACCGGCAGCCACCTCGAGAACGGGCGCGGAAACGCGCCGACCCCACGCCTCCGCCTGGCCTCCATGAACATTGGAAATACGATTGGAGAACGATCATGAACGACAAACAGCAAATCCTGACAACGCTAAGAGGGGAATTCAATCGTTGGGAAGGACTGCTGGCCGGCATGAGCGAAGAGCAAATCACCTCCTCACCTTTGTCTAATGGCTGGTCGATCAAAGATTTGATGGCCCATTTGATGGCTTGGCAGCAGGTTTCTATCGCACGCTTGGAAGCTGCCCAACTCCATAAGGAACCAGTATTTCCCACATGGCTTGCGGGCTCGGATCCGGAATCGGAGGAAGATAAAGATCAGTTTAATGCTAGGATTTATGAGACCTATCGGAAACAGTCTCTGTCGCGTGTGCATCAGGATTGGAGAGATGGCTTTCTCAGGTTTTTGAGCTTAGGGGAGGAGATTCCTGAAAATGACCTTTTGGATGCGGAAAAATATCCGTGGTTGAAGGGATACACTCTCTTTGCAGTTTTACAAGGTTCTTATGAACATCATCATGAGGACCATCTTGTACCTTTGCTGGCCTGGCTTAGGCAGCACGGGACCATGCAAGTTATACCTTCTAAGGATATACATTCAAAGGAGTAGTCGTGGACTGGCACAGTGAAAAGATTGCTGATACCTCGGATGAGATTCGGTCTCGCCATCAAGGGAACCGAGCAGCCTGGAACGAGGGCGCTCAGAGTTACACAAAAGACAACGAGGAACGCGTAGAGCTGCTGAGGTCTGGCAAGAGCAATCTACATCCGGTCGAAAGGGCAAACCTCGAGAGGATCGGGCCGCTAAAGCAGTGGTGCGAAAGGGCGATACATTTGCAGTGCGCAAGCGGCTACGATACGCTTTCCCTCATCCTCGAAGGGGCGAAAGAGGTTATCGGTGTGGACATAAGCGACGTTCACATCGAAAACGCGAAATGGACAACCGCTCAGCTAAAGCTGCCTGCGCGTTGGTACTGCTGTGACGTCTTAGCAACACCCGCTGAACTAGACGGAACGGCTGACCTTGTTTACACGGGTCGTGGTGCGATCAACTGGCTTCACGACATCGACGCGTGGGCAAGTGTCGTTTTCAGGCTGCTCCGAGAAGGCGGCGTGTTAAGCCTGCTGGAAGACCATCCCGCCTCGTGGCTCTTTGCTAATGACACCACGAGACTCAAGGCGTCAGGAGTCAACTACTTCACCCACGCCGAGTGGAGTAAAGGGTGGCCCGACGAATACATAGGAGCACTCGACAAGGCTGTGGAGGAGCAAGCGACCAAACACGAAAGGCTTTGGAAAATCGCAGACGTTTTTCAAGCGCTTGTGAAAGCAGGCTTGGTCGTGGGCTATCTTGGTGAACACCCGGACGAATACTGGCCTGCGTTTCCTAAACTTGCCGAGGAAGAGCAAGCCAAAATACCCTTGACTTACAGCATGGTCGTCAGAAAGCCGAAGTGAAGGTGCGACAACTCGTCGCGAGGGACGCGTTCGCCATCATAGTGCAGGTGGTCTATATTTGTCGATCAGCATGGCCTCGA
The Deinococcota bacterium genome window above contains:
- a CDS encoding class I SAM-dependent methyltransferase; the encoded protein is MDWHSEKIADTSDEIRSRHQGNRAAWNEGAQSYTKDNEERVELLRSGKSNLHPVERANLERIGPLKQWCERAIHLQCASGYDTLSLILEGAKEVIGVDISDVHIENAKWTTAQLKLPARWYCCDVLATPAELDGTADLVYTGRGAINWLHDIDAWASVVFRLLREGGVLSLLEDHPASWLFANDTTRLKASGVNYFTHAEWSKGWPDEYIGALDKAVEEQATKHERLWKIADVFQALVKAGLVVGYLGEHPDEYWPAFPKLAEEEQAKIPLTYSMVVRKPK
- a CDS encoding ClbS/DfsB family four-helix bundle protein; this translates as MNDKQQILTTLRGEFNRWEGLLAGMSEEQITSSPLSNGWSIKDLMAHLMAWQQVSIARLEAAQLHKEPVFPTWLAGSDPESEEDKDQFNARIYETYRKQSLSRVHQDWRDGFLRFLSLGEEIPENDLLDAEKYPWLKGYTLFAVLQGSYEHHHEDHLVPLLAWLRQHGTMQVIPSKDIHSKE